In Vespula vulgaris chromosome 10, iyVesVulg1.1, whole genome shotgun sequence, the following are encoded in one genomic region:
- the LOC127067234 gene encoding uncharacterized protein LOC127067234 isoform X1, with amino-acid sequence MIKSKQSDCGYMSFIIVEKYPNQELVEVLESQASSRSNKIGEYIHTTFLNNLFKELLFESCTDCRKMAAVPQAAFAASKVRCNEKHDNSLISLIEGKEKASKENTYNGRFYLEGWELTPLKYNSKLMNSIWGLYNRYSVHNFKKNTDANEGFLATVWQTVYSNPSVMSASVVSASTTMETPRILGTRNGI; translated from the exons ATGATCAAATCAAAGCAATCTGATTGTGGCTATATGAGTTTTATAATTGTTGAGAAGTATCCAAATCAAGAATTGGTGGAAGTGCTCGAAAGTCAAGCTTCTAGTAGATCAAACAAAATTggtgaatacatacatacaacgtttttaaataatctatttaaaGAATTGCTTTTTGAAAGTTGTACAG ATTGTAGAAAAATGGCTGCAGTACCACAAGCAGCGTTTGCAGCGAGCAAAGTCCGATGTAATGAGAAACACGATAATAGTCTGATATCACtgatagaaggaaaagaaaaagcaagcaAAGAAAACACATATAATGGTAGATTCTACCTAGAAG gTTGGGAACTCACGCCCTTGAAATATAACAGCAAACTGATGAACAGCATTTGGGGTTTATATAACCGTTATTCTGTAcataatttcaagaaaaatactGATGCCAATGAAGGGTTCTTAGCGACTGTATGGCAGACGGTTTATTCAAATCCTTCCGTTATGTCTGCTTCAGTCGTTTCAGCTTCAACTACTATGGAAACTCCTCGTATCTTAGGTACTAGAAATGGTATCTAA
- the LOC127067234 gene encoding uncharacterized protein LOC127067234 isoform X2, whose product MIKSKQSDCGYMSFIIVEKYPNQELVEVLESQASSRSNKIDCRKMAAVPQAAFAASKVRCNEKHDNSLISLIEGKEKASKENTYNGRFYLEGWELTPLKYNSKLMNSIWGLYNRYSVHNFKKNTDANEGFLATVWQTVYSNPSVMSASVVSASTTMETPRILGTRNGI is encoded by the exons ATGATCAAATCAAAGCAATCTGATTGTGGCTATATGAGTTTTATAATTGTTGAGAAGTATCCAAATCAAGAATTGGTGGAAGTGCTCGAAAGTCAAGCTTCTAGTAGATCAAACAAAATTg ATTGTAGAAAAATGGCTGCAGTACCACAAGCAGCGTTTGCAGCGAGCAAAGTCCGATGTAATGAGAAACACGATAATAGTCTGATATCACtgatagaaggaaaagaaaaagcaagcaAAGAAAACACATATAATGGTAGATTCTACCTAGAAG gTTGGGAACTCACGCCCTTGAAATATAACAGCAAACTGATGAACAGCATTTGGGGTTTATATAACCGTTATTCTGTAcataatttcaagaaaaatactGATGCCAATGAAGGGTTCTTAGCGACTGTATGGCAGACGGTTTATTCAAATCCTTCCGTTATGTCTGCTTCAGTCGTTTCAGCTTCAACTACTATGGAAACTCCTCGTATCTTAGGTACTAGAAATGGTATCTAA
- the LOC127067235 gene encoding nucleoside diphosphate kinase 6-like isoform X1, with amino-acid sequence MQARKSLELTLAILKPHVVKSPFVLQKIRDLIIENNFKVVRTRRTVLTSEEAALFYFDHKDKFFYNRLLTFMCSGPSDIHILAAHDAIVQWRGLMGPTKTYQAQYIAPNSIRGMFGLSDTRNATHGSDSPEAVEREIAIFFEDFNIKQWYEREEIFYNLEKLQFDPVSFVHIVDKSSVVPNKK; translated from the exons ATGCAAGCAAGAAAATCTCTTGAATTAACACTGGCTATACTTAAACCACACGTTGTTAAATCCCCTTTCGTGCTTCAG AAAATTCGTGACttgataatcgaaaataatttcaaagttgTTAGAACCCGCAGAACTGTTTTGACATCCGAAGAAGCAGCATTGTTTTACTTTGATCATAAAGATAAGTTCTTTTACAATCGTTTGTTAACTTTTATGTGTAGTGGCCCATCAGATATTCATATCTTAGCTGCTCATGATGCTATTGTACAATGGAGAGGATTGATGGGTCCTACTAAAACATATCAAGCACAATATATAGCACCAAATAGTATTCGAGGTATGTTTGGTCTCTCAGATACTAGGAATGCAACTCATGGGTCGG ATTCTCCAGAAGCTGTGGAACGAGAAAtagcaatattttttgaagACTTTAACATAAAACAGTggtatgaaagagaagaaatattttataacttagaaaaattacaatttgATCCAGTATCTTTTGTACATATTGTTGACAAAAGTTCTGTAGTTcctaacaaaaaataa
- the LOC127067232 gene encoding uncharacterized protein LOC127067232 isoform X1, whose product MATLKGVFPNLTTTRKKNFIHENVKNLRRMEQCFHSNKETDELEKLQINRHRKKINKYSNITAKVNTSFHGNLQNNHMENIMSNKQTEIIQKEPLRKISTPILNKKNSMPIKKPLNSLTNKLANKQTRKENLDTKNIQQGSKIKVTSDPNFIQKSREDVNNSLPINTKYKHKGIQTIEDKHIDQLYMEGVIRYPTKKNLKNNEEKNKNESSKLLNSSSEIESARIANLELHDSPKISELPIVNDKTDFVKSNKDRNSIASKIAAQLNNGVVPTNYRKGVVPKYIKDRKEALQKEEAKTTTFYPECPEGHVPLPDHERQETLRMLKKNYQDYVNELNMMPIKTDTLRAQRRKMEIEKQLNKLEEGIKVFSRPKVYVKINA is encoded by the exons atggCTACATTAAAAGGTGTTTTTCCTAACCTAA CAACgaccagaaaaaaaaattttattcacgaaaatgtaaaaaatttacgaCGAATGGAACAATGTTTTCATTCCAATAAAGAAACTGATGAGCTCGAAAAATTACAGATAAATAggcatagaaaaaaaataaataaatattccaaCATTACTGCAAAAGTGAATACTAGTTTCCATGGAAACTTACAGAATAATCATATGGAAAATATAATgtcaaataaacaaacagaaaTTATACAGAAAGAACCATTACGAAAAATAAGTACTCCTatacttaataaaaagaattctatGCCTATAAAAAAACCACTCAAttcattaacaaataaattggcaaataaacaaacaagaaaagaaaatttagataCTAAAAATATACAGCAAGGATCTAAGATAAAGGTTACATCTGACccaaattttatacaaaaatctCGAGAGGATGTAAACAATTCTTTGCCTATAAATAccaaatataaacataaaggTATTCAAACAATAGAAGACAAACACATAGATCAGTTATATATGGAAGGTGTTATCAG ATACCCCACTAAgaagaatttaaagaataatgaagaaaagaataaaaatgaatcttCTAAACTTTTGAATAGTTCATCAGAGATAGAAAGTGCACGAATTGCTAATTTGGAGTTACATGATTCTCCAAAAATTTCAGAGTTACCAATAGTCAATGATAAAACTGACTTTGTAAAGTCAAATAAAGATCGTAATTCTATTGCTAGTAAAATAGCTGCACAGTTAAATAATGGTGTAGTTCCTACTAATTATCGCAAGGGAGTTGTCCCCAA ATATATTAAGGATCGAAAAGAAGCTctgcaaaaagaagaagctaaAACAACTACATTCTACCCTGAATGCCCAGAAGGCCATGTCCCCTTACCGGATCACGAGCGTCAGGAGACTCTGCGAATGctgaaaaaaa atTATCAAGATTATGTTAACGAATTAAATATGATGCCCATAAAAACGGATACACTCAGAGCtcaaagaaggaaaatggaaATTGAAAAGCAATTGAATAAACTAGAGGAGGgtataaaagtattttcaaGACCTAAAGTTTATGTGAAAATAAATGCTTAA
- the LOC127067232 gene encoding uncharacterized protein LOC127067232 isoform X2, which translates to MATLKGVFPNLTTTRKKNFIHENVKNLRRMEQCFHSNKETDELEKLQINRHRKKINKYSNITAKVNTSFHGNLQNNHMENIMSNKQTEIIQKEPLRKISTPILNKKNSMPIKKPLNSLTNKLANKQTRKENLDTKNIQQGSKIKVTSDPNFIQKSREDVNNSLPINTKYKHKGIQTIEDKHIDQLYMEGVIRYPTKKNLKNNEEKNKNESSKLLNSSSEIESARIANLELHDSPKISELPIVNDKTDFVKSNKDRNSIASKIAAQLNNGVVPTNYRKGVVPKYDVKNILRIEKKLCKKKKLKQLHSTLNAQKAMSPYRITSVRRLCEC; encoded by the exons atggCTACATTAAAAGGTGTTTTTCCTAACCTAA CAACgaccagaaaaaaaaattttattcacgaaaatgtaaaaaatttacgaCGAATGGAACAATGTTTTCATTCCAATAAAGAAACTGATGAGCTCGAAAAATTACAGATAAATAggcatagaaaaaaaataaataaatattccaaCATTACTGCAAAAGTGAATACTAGTTTCCATGGAAACTTACAGAATAATCATATGGAAAATATAATgtcaaataaacaaacagaaaTTATACAGAAAGAACCATTACGAAAAATAAGTACTCCTatacttaataaaaagaattctatGCCTATAAAAAAACCACTCAAttcattaacaaataaattggcaaataaacaaacaagaaaagaaaatttagataCTAAAAATATACAGCAAGGATCTAAGATAAAGGTTACATCTGACccaaattttatacaaaaatctCGAGAGGATGTAAACAATTCTTTGCCTATAAATAccaaatataaacataaaggTATTCAAACAATAGAAGACAAACACATAGATCAGTTATATATGGAAGGTGTTATCAG ATACCCCACTAAgaagaatttaaagaataatgaagaaaagaataaaaatgaatcttCTAAACTTTTGAATAGTTCATCAGAGATAGAAAGTGCACGAATTGCTAATTTGGAGTTACATGATTCTCCAAAAATTTCAGAGTTACCAATAGTCAATGATAAAACTGACTTTGTAAAGTCAAATAAAGATCGTAATTCTATTGCTAGTAAAATAGCTGCACAGTTAAATAATGGTGTAGTTCCTACTAATTATCGCAAGGGAGTTGTCCCCAAGTATGATGTTAAAA ATATATTAAGGATCGAAAAGAAGCTctgcaaaaagaagaagctaaAACAACTACATTCTACCCTGAATGCCCAGAAGGCCATGTCCCCTTACCGGATCACGAGCGTCAGGAGACTCTGCGAATGctga
- the LOC127067235 gene encoding nucleoside diphosphate kinase 6-like isoform X2: protein MQARKSLELTLAILKPHVVKSPFVLQKIRDLIIENNFKVVRTRRTVLTSEEAALFYFDHKDKFFYNRLLTFMCSGPSDIHILAAHDAIVQWRGLMGPTKTYQAQYIAPNSIRDSPEAVEREIAIFFEDFNIKQWYEREEIFYNLEKLQFDPVSFVHIVDKSSVVPNKK, encoded by the exons ATGCAAGCAAGAAAATCTCTTGAATTAACACTGGCTATACTTAAACCACACGTTGTTAAATCCCCTTTCGTGCTTCAG AAAATTCGTGACttgataatcgaaaataatttcaaagttgTTAGAACCCGCAGAACTGTTTTGACATCCGAAGAAGCAGCATTGTTTTACTTTGATCATAAAGATAAGTTCTTTTACAATCGTTTGTTAACTTTTATGTGTAGTGGCCCATCAGATATTCATATCTTAGCTGCTCATGATGCTATTGTACAATGGAGAGGATTGATGGGTCCTACTAAAACATATCAAGCACAATATATAGCACCAAATAGTATTCGAG ATTCTCCAGAAGCTGTGGAACGAGAAAtagcaatattttttgaagACTTTAACATAAAACAGTggtatgaaagagaagaaatattttataacttagaaaaattacaatttgATCCAGTATCTTTTGTACATATTGTTGACAAAAGTTCTGTAGTTcctaacaaaaaataa